The following are encoded in a window of Arthrobacter woluwensis genomic DNA:
- the uvrA gene encoding excinuclease ABC subunit UvrA gives MNGAGSPGHAPSSRLVVKGAREHNLRNVDLDLPRDAMIVFTGLSGSGKSSLAFDTIFAEGQRRYVESLSAYARQFLGQVDKPDVDFIEGLSPAVSIDQKSTSKNPRSTVGTITEIYDYMRLLWARVGRPHCPICGEEVTRQTPQQIVDQLLELPEGTRFQVLAPVVRGRKGEFVDLFKELGAKGFARARVDGEQIQLTDPPKLGKQYKHTIEVVVDRLVVKDGIRQRLTDSVETALGLAEGRVLADFVDLDAEDPGRVRAFSENLACPNEHPLAIDEIEPRSFSFNNPFGACPECTGIGTKLEVDEELVVPNPELSLNEGAIAPWSLGAATQEYWNHLLSGLADELGFSMDTPWEKLGKAVRETVLHGKDHKVVVQYRNRFGRERKYSTGFEGVVQYVHRKHGETESDFARDRYEEYMRQIPCPACNGARLNPASLSVLINGKSIAAVCAMPMRDCVEFLGSLELSPREAQIAAQVLKEIHARLTFLLDVGLDYLNLERPSGTLSGGEAQRIRLATQIGSGLVGVLYVLDEPSIGLHQRDNRRLIETLTRLRGLGNTLIVVEHDEDTIREADWIVDIGPGAGEHGGKVVHSGTYKELLANTESLTGDYLSGRKGIDVPAKRRPYDRKRELVVVGARENNLNNVTARFPLGVLTAVTGVSGSGKSTLVNEILYKVLANKLNGARQVAGRHKTVEGLEHLDKVVHVDQSPIGRTPRSNPATYTGVFDNIRKLFAETNEAKVRGYLPGRFSFNVKGGRCEACSGDGTLKIEMNFLPDVYVPCEVCHGARYNRETLEVHYKGKTIADVLNMPIEEGAEFFSAFTPIARHLNTLVDVGLGYVRLGQPATTLSGGEAQRVKLAAELQKRSNGRSIYVLDEPTTGLHFEDIRKLLLVLQGLVDKGNTVITIEHNLDVIKSADWIIDLGPNGGSGGGRIIATGTPEQVAATEGSFTGEFLAEILEGSPAK, from the coding sequence CTGAACGGCGCCGGCTCGCCTGGTCATGCCCCGTCGTCGCGCCTGGTGGTGAAGGGCGCCCGCGAGCACAATCTGCGCAATGTGGACCTGGATCTGCCCCGGGACGCCATGATCGTCTTCACGGGCCTCTCCGGCTCCGGGAAGTCCTCGCTCGCGTTCGACACGATCTTCGCCGAGGGCCAGCGCCGCTACGTGGAATCACTGTCCGCGTACGCGCGCCAGTTCCTCGGACAGGTGGACAAGCCCGATGTCGATTTCATCGAGGGTCTGTCTCCGGCGGTCTCGATCGACCAGAAGTCGACCAGCAAGAACCCCCGGTCCACCGTCGGCACCATCACCGAGATCTACGACTACATGCGCCTGCTCTGGGCGCGTGTCGGCCGCCCGCACTGCCCGATCTGTGGCGAAGAGGTGACCCGGCAGACCCCGCAGCAGATCGTCGATCAGCTGCTGGAGCTGCCCGAGGGCACCCGCTTCCAGGTGCTCGCGCCCGTGGTGCGCGGCCGGAAGGGCGAGTTCGTGGACCTGTTCAAGGAACTCGGCGCCAAGGGCTTCGCCCGGGCCCGGGTGGACGGCGAGCAGATCCAGCTGACGGACCCGCCCAAGCTGGGCAAGCAGTACAAGCACACCATCGAGGTGGTGGTGGACCGTCTGGTGGTCAAGGACGGCATCCGGCAGCGTCTCACCGATTCGGTCGAGACCGCCCTGGGTCTGGCCGAAGGCCGCGTGCTCGCGGACTTCGTGGACCTCGACGCCGAGGACCCGGGCCGGGTGCGCGCGTTCTCCGAGAATCTGGCGTGCCCGAATGAGCACCCCCTGGCGATCGACGAGATCGAACCGCGGTCCTTCTCCTTCAACAACCCGTTCGGCGCCTGCCCCGAATGCACGGGCATCGGCACCAAGCTCGAGGTCGACGAAGAGCTCGTGGTTCCCAACCCGGAACTGAGCCTGAACGAAGGCGCCATCGCCCCGTGGTCCCTCGGCGCGGCCACGCAGGAGTACTGGAACCACCTGCTGTCCGGCCTCGCGGACGAGCTCGGCTTCTCGATGGACACGCCCTGGGAGAAGCTCGGCAAGGCGGTCCGTGAGACCGTGCTGCACGGCAAGGACCACAAGGTGGTGGTCCAGTACCGCAACCGCTTCGGCCGCGAACGCAAGTACAGCACCGGCTTCGAAGGCGTGGTCCAGTACGTGCACCGCAAGCACGGTGAGACCGAGTCGGACTTCGCCCGTGACCGGTACGAGGAGTACATGCGGCAGATCCCGTGCCCCGCCTGCAACGGCGCACGGCTCAACCCGGCGTCGCTGTCGGTGCTGATCAACGGCAAGTCGATCGCGGCCGTCTGCGCCATGCCCATGCGGGACTGCGTCGAGTTCCTGGGCAGCCTGGAGCTGTCCCCGCGCGAGGCGCAGATCGCCGCGCAGGTGCTCAAGGAGATCCACGCCCGCCTGACCTTCCTGCTCGACGTCGGGCTGGATTACCTCAACCTGGAACGCCCTTCCGGGACCCTGTCCGGCGGCGAGGCCCAGCGCATCCGCCTGGCGACCCAGATCGGTTCAGGTCTGGTCGGCGTCCTGTACGTGCTGGACGAACCGTCCATCGGTCTGCATCAGCGGGACAACCGCCGCCTGATCGAGACCCTGACCCGCCTGCGGGGGCTGGGCAACACCCTGATCGTGGTCGAGCACGATGAGGACACCATCCGGGAAGCCGATTGGATCGTGGACATCGGCCCGGGCGCCGGTGAACACGGTGGCAAGGTCGTCCATTCGGGCACCTACAAGGAGCTCCTGGCCAACACGGAGTCGCTGACCGGTGACTACCTCTCCGGCCGCAAGGGGATCGACGTGCCGGCCAAGCGCCGTCCGTACGACCGCAAGCGGGAGCTCGTGGTGGTCGGGGCCCGCGAGAACAACCTCAACAACGTCACGGCGCGCTTCCCCCTGGGTGTGCTCACCGCCGTCACCGGTGTGAGCGGCTCCGGCAAGTCCACGCTCGTCAACGAGATCCTGTACAAGGTGCTGGCCAACAAGCTCAATGGCGCCCGCCAAGTGGCCGGCCGCCACAAGACCGTGGAAGGCCTCGAGCACCTGGACAAGGTGGTCCACGTGGACCAGAGCCCGATCGGGCGCACCCCGCGGTCCAACCCCGCCACCTACACCGGGGTGTTCGACAACATCAGGAAGCTCTTCGCCGAGACCAACGAGGCCAAGGTCCGTGGGTACCTGCCGGGGCGCTTCTCCTTCAACGTCAAGGGCGGCCGCTGCGAGGCGTGCTCCGGCGACGGCACCCTGAAGATCGAGATGAACTTCCTCCCGGACGTCTACGTTCCCTGCGAGGTCTGCCATGGAGCCCGGTACAACCGGGAGACCCTGGAGGTCCACTACAAGGGCAAGACCATCGCGGATGTGCTCAACATGCCCATCGAGGAAGGGGCGGAGTTCTTCTCGGCCTTCACCCCGATCGCCCGGCATCTGAACACCCTGGTGGACGTCGGTCTCGGCTACGTGCGGCTGGGCCAGCCGGCCACGACCCTGTCCGGTGGCGAGGCTCAGCGCGTCAAGCTCGCGGCGGAGCTCCAGAAGAGGTCCAACGGCCGCAGCATCTACGTGCTGGACGAACCCACCACGGGCCTGCACTTCGAGGACATCCGGAAGCTGCTGCTGGTGCTCCAGGGGCTCGTGGACAAGGGCAACACGGTCATCACGATCGAGCACAACCTGGACGTCATCAAGAGCGCCGACTGGATCATCGATCTCGGACCCAACGGCGGCTCGGGCGGCGGGCGGATCATCGCCACGGGAACCCCCGAGCAGGTCGCGGCCACGGAGGGCTCGTTCACGGGTGAGTTCCTGGCCGAGATCCTCGAGGGAAGCCCGGCCAAGTAG
- a CDS encoding beta-N-acetylhexosaminidase, with translation MRIPPLVPAPESLELLSGHLPVPARLAFATDLQTDDPGWALLRHQAEDWLGVRLDDADPEDALLLVSADPSLTPGAYRLDIDELIRVEAADLDGVRHAWQTLRQLSGPEAFVPQGSARRRAHGRTVHSLPRLRVADAPRFAHRGVLLDVARHFMPFSELLRFIDLLAAHKLNVLHLHLSDDQGWRFEVKAFPRLTEVASWRRDTPVAYDTPDLKHALMAGHPHGGFYTQSQLREAVAYAAERGITIVPEIDLPGHSVAAIAAYPFLGVGSPDVEVSTRWGVSDCILDPSERTLDFYRTVLDELVSVFPSPTIHLGGDEVPYTRWEESPEIVARAQELGLASVASLHGWFLGRLADHLAGHGRQTGVWHEAIGEALPQSAIVNAWLGVDTVELSLERGHRTVISQHEFTYLDYRESDHPDEPSAFWPVLPLDKVHGFDPVPDRIAALERDHGGAVAGVQAQLWSEYLVDQRIRDFHAFPRLCAFSEVAWCTRKPGFEDFLSRLTGDPEIPGHLARLKAAGVGFRPLEGPEPWRARPDVARFRAEHAPAAPAAPDATPGE, from the coding sequence ATGCGCATTCCCCCGCTGGTCCCGGCTCCGGAGTCCCTGGAACTCCTGTCCGGGCACCTGCCCGTCCCCGCCCGGCTCGCCTTCGCCACGGACCTTCAGACCGACGATCCGGGCTGGGCCCTGCTGCGCCATCAGGCGGAGGACTGGCTCGGGGTCCGGCTGGACGACGCGGATCCCGAAGACGCCCTGCTGCTCGTGAGCGCCGACCCGTCTTTGACCCCCGGCGCGTACCGGCTGGACATCGACGAACTCATCCGCGTGGAGGCCGCCGACCTGGACGGCGTGCGCCATGCCTGGCAGACGCTCCGTCAGCTCAGCGGGCCCGAGGCCTTCGTGCCGCAGGGGTCGGCCCGCCGTCGTGCGCATGGACGCACCGTGCACTCGCTCCCCCGCCTCCGGGTGGCCGACGCGCCCCGCTTCGCGCATCGTGGCGTCCTGCTCGATGTGGCCCGCCACTTCATGCCCTTCAGCGAGCTCCTGCGGTTCATCGACCTGCTCGCCGCGCACAAGCTCAACGTCCTGCACCTCCACCTGAGTGACGACCAGGGGTGGCGTTTCGAGGTCAAGGCCTTCCCCCGGCTCACCGAGGTGGCGTCCTGGCGTCGGGACACCCCCGTCGCCTATGACACCCCGGATCTGAAACACGCTCTCATGGCAGGGCATCCGCATGGCGGCTTCTACACGCAGTCGCAGCTCCGCGAGGCCGTCGCCTACGCGGCGGAGCGTGGCATCACGATCGTTCCGGAGATCGACCTGCCCGGTCACAGCGTCGCCGCGATCGCCGCATACCCGTTCCTCGGCGTCGGCTCACCCGACGTCGAGGTGAGCACCCGCTGGGGCGTCAGCGACTGCATCCTCGACCCCTCCGAACGGACCCTCGACTTCTACCGGACCGTGCTCGATGAGCTGGTCTCGGTCTTCCCGTCGCCCACCATCCACCTGGGCGGCGACGAGGTGCCGTACACGCGCTGGGAGGAATCGCCGGAGATCGTCGCCCGCGCGCAGGAGCTCGGGCTCGCGTCCGTCGCCTCCCTGCACGGCTGGTTCCTGGGACGTCTCGCCGATCACCTGGCCGGCCACGGCCGACAGACCGGCGTGTGGCACGAGGCGATCGGCGAGGCCCTGCCGCAGAGTGCGATCGTCAACGCCTGGCTGGGAGTGGACACGGTGGAACTCAGTCTCGAACGGGGTCATCGGACCGTGATCTCCCAGCACGAGTTCACGTACCTGGACTACCGGGAAAGCGACCATCCCGATGAACCGAGCGCCTTCTGGCCGGTGCTGCCACTCGACAAGGTGCACGGCTTCGACCCCGTTCCCGACCGGATCGCAGCCCTCGAGCGCGACCACGGCGGCGCGGTGGCCGGGGTTCAGGCCCAGCTCTGGAGCGAATACCTGGTGGATCAGAGGATCCGCGACTTCCATGCGTTCCCGCGCCTCTGCGCGTTCTCCGAGGTGGCGTGGTGCACCCGGAAACCCGGCTTCGAGGACTTCCTCTCCCGGCTCACCGGCGATCCGGAGATCCCCGGCCACCTCGCGCGGCTGAAGGCGGCCGGAGTCGGCTTCCGCCCCCTGGAGGGACCTGAGCCGTGGCGCGCCCGGCCGGATGTGGCCCGTTTCCGCGCGGAGCACGCCCCCGCAGCCCCCGCCGCACCCGACGCGACGCCGGGCGAGTGA
- a CDS encoding GntR family transcriptional regulator — MSAFPGSWRPRADSSVPLFEQLRLRIVHLVDDGGLPPGQRLPAVRALATELDVAPHTVARAYKELEAASIVETRGRNGTVVLPRDDRQKSLGDAASAYAEAARTSGVSLAEAVRLLTAAYRDQA, encoded by the coding sequence ATGAGCGCGTTTCCCGGCTCCTGGCGTCCGCGGGCCGACAGCTCCGTGCCCCTCTTCGAGCAGCTCCGCCTGAGAATCGTCCATCTGGTGGACGACGGCGGCCTGCCGCCCGGCCAGCGGCTGCCCGCCGTGCGGGCGCTGGCCACGGAACTCGACGTCGCGCCGCACACCGTGGCGCGCGCGTACAAGGAGCTGGAAGCCGCGTCCATCGTGGAGACGAGAGGCCGCAACGGCACCGTCGTCCTGCCTCGGGACGACCGTCAGAAGAGCCTGGGCGACGCCGCCTCGGCCTATGCCGAGGCGGCCCGCACGAGTGGCGTCAGTCTGGCCGAAGCCGTGCGGCTCCTGACGGCCGCTTACCGCGACCAGGCCTGA
- a CDS encoding trans-aconitate 2-methyltransferase: MHPSVEWDPATYVKFGDYRDRPFFDLTQRIHAESPRLVVDLGCGPGNLTATLAARWPEAQVVGVDSSQAMLDRAAVHAGRFPNLRFELGDIASWMPGDADVVVSNAALQWVPGHERLLPSWLDAMAEGSWFAFQVPGNFGAPSHVLMRELADSPAWAVKLAGVLRHRDAVLEPADYLRIALDAGWQADAWETSYQQLLQGPDPVLEWVRGTGLRPVLSALDASDAEAFERDYAVMLNEAYPATPNGTVFPFRRLFTVARKSPAGTVDGVDA; the protein is encoded by the coding sequence CGCAGAGAATCCACGCCGAGTCGCCTCGCCTCGTGGTCGACCTCGGGTGCGGCCCCGGCAATCTGACGGCGACGCTCGCCGCACGCTGGCCGGAGGCCCAGGTGGTCGGGGTGGATTCCTCTCAGGCGATGCTCGACCGGGCCGCCGTCCACGCTGGACGGTTCCCCAACCTCCGCTTCGAGCTCGGGGACATCGCGAGCTGGATGCCCGGCGACGCCGACGTCGTCGTCTCGAATGCGGCGCTGCAGTGGGTGCCCGGGCACGAGCGGCTGCTTCCCTCCTGGCTGGACGCCATGGCGGAGGGATCGTGGTTCGCGTTCCAGGTGCCGGGCAACTTCGGGGCGCCGTCCCATGTGCTCATGCGCGAACTGGCCGACTCGCCGGCCTGGGCCGTGAAGCTCGCCGGGGTGCTGCGGCATCGCGACGCGGTGCTGGAACCGGCCGACTATCTGAGGATCGCGCTCGACGCCGGCTGGCAGGCCGACGCCTGGGAGACCAGCTACCAGCAGCTCCTGCAGGGTCCAGACCCGGTGCTCGAGTGGGTGCGCGGCACCGGTCTGCGCCCCGTCCTGAGCGCCCTCGACGCCTCCGACGCCGAAGCGTTCGAGCGGGACTACGCGGTGATGCTCAACGAGGCGTACCCGGCCACTCCAAACGGAACGGTGTTCCCGTTCCGGCGCCTGTTCACCGTGGCGCGCAAGTCTCCGGCCGGGACTGTTGACGGGGTGGACGCATGA